A region from the Oncorhynchus clarkii lewisi isolate Uvic-CL-2024 chromosome 8, UVic_Ocla_1.0, whole genome shotgun sequence genome encodes:
- the LOC139415655 gene encoding lefty1: MDLLRVCVLCAAAFVTVSKAFTHNDMKDALLQKLGLDDVPKIHKRDLENLVIPTLVKNKYLSMLKLHHNRRRRSLPSLAGILRGIRGNADISGVFVYSDTTRQRMVFDMDTRIPHNSEVTMAELKLYNKAPNKRSMPERRNHRPVNNARVSIYWVDMLENGSNRTSLVDSRLIPIHETGWKSFDVTQALHYWSKTQQKTPMHLEVWIEGERPGSYAAEIAKSVHFTTQDQADNTLGKPELVLYTLNLEEFGSRGDCENNPDKDTCCRDKYFINFRALTWTQYWIIEPAGYQAYRCAGGCKQPKRNYGYGERKCSIAESAPLPIMYLVKKGDYTEIEVAEFPNMIVESCACTMDNISIV, translated from the exons GGCTTTTACGCACAACGACATGAAGGATGCCCTGCTTCAAAAACTTGGGCTGGATGATGTTCCGAAAATTCACAAAAGGGACTTGGAGAATCTTGTCATCCCGACGCTCGTTAAGAATAAATATCTGTCAATGCTGAAGCTGCATCACAACAGGCGGCGCAGGTCTCTGCCGAGCTTGGCGGGGATCCTGAGGGGAATTCGAGGAAATGCAG ACATCTCTGGGGTGTTTGTGTACTCGGACACCACTCGGCAACGGATGGTCTTCGATATGGATACCCGCATCCCCCATAACAGCGAGGTGACCATGGCCGAACTGAAACTGTACAATAAAGCCCCTAACAAGCGCTCCATGCCCGAGAGGAGGAACCACCGGCCAGTCAACAACGCCAGAGTCTCCATCTACTGGGTAGATATGCTGGAGAACGGCTCTAACAGAACCTCTCTGGTGGACTCACG GTTGATCCCCATCCATGAGACCGGTTGGAAAAGCTTTGATGTCACTCAGGCTTTGCACTATTGGTCAAAGACGCAGCAAAAAACACCTATGCACCTGGAGGTGTGGATCGAGGGCGAGAGACCTGGCAGCTACGCGGCAGAAATTGCTAAGAGTGTCCACTTTACCACCCAGGACCAGGCGGACAACACCTTGGGAAAACCTGAGCTGGTCCTCTACACGCTCAACCTCGAAGAGTTTGG GTCTCGAGGCGACTGTGAAAACAACCCAGATAAGGACACGTGCTGCAGAGATAAATACTTCATCAATTTCCGCGCGCTCACGTGGACCCAGTACTGGATCATCGAGCCAGCGGGATACCAGGCCTATAGATGCGCCGGGGGATGCAAGCAGCCCAAGCGCAACTATGGCTACGGGGAGAGGAAGTGTAGCATCGCAGAGAGCGCTCCGCTGCCCATTATGTACCTGGTCAAGAAGGGCGACTACACCGAGATAGAAGTTGCTGAGTTCCCCAACATGATCGTGGAGTCATGTGCCTGCACCATGGACAACATCTCCATAGTTTGA